The sequence below is a genomic window from Geothermobacter hydrogeniphilus.
CCGTCGGCGACCTGGAACCGGCCGATCTCGACCCCTGGCGAAAAAAGGGGGAACGAACCGATTTCAGCTGGGCCGAAAACTGCCGCCGGCCGTTACTCGAAAAAGCCGAAGACACCTTCTTCCGCTTCGCCACGACGGAACGGCGGCGGCAATTTGAAGATTTCTGCCGCAGGCAGGCCTTCTGGCTGGATGATTACGCCCTGTTCCGGGTTCTGCGTGAACAATTTGACCGACAATGCTGGAACAGTTGGCCGTCGGAGCTGCGAGATCGGGACGAGTCCACTCTCGACAAATGGCGACACAGGCTGCGCGCCCGGATTCGACAACACTACTATCAGCAGTTTGTTTTCTTCGAACAATGGCAGGGGCTGAAAAACTACGCCAACAGCCGCGGCGTCAGCATCTTCGGCGACATGCCGATTTTTGTTGCCCAGGATTCCAGTGACACCTGGGGACATCGCCAGTTTTTCCACCTGGATGCCCACGGCAACCCGCCGCTGGTCGCCGGAGTCCCTCCCGATTATTTCAGTCGAACCGGACAACGCTGGGGCAACCCGCTCTTCAACTGGGAAAAACTGGCCGAGCAGGATTATGCCTGGTGGCGACAGCGCATGGCTCGCAACCTGGAGCTGTTCGACCTGCTGCGGATTGATCATTTTCGTGGTTTTTCCGCCTGCTGGGGCATCCCCGCCGACGCCTCAACCGCGCTCGCCGGCAGCTGGCAACCCGGTCCCGGGGATCGCCTGTTCGAAGCTCTGCGGCAGGATCTCGGGCCTCTGCCGCTGGTCGCCGAGGATCTCGGCGTCATCACCCCGGAGGTTGCGGCCCTGCGTGACCGCTGGCAACTTCCGGGCATGAAAATCCTTCAGTTCGCCTTTGATTCGGACGATGACAACCCCTACCTGCCCCGCAACCACCCCGCCAACGCCGTGGTCTACACCGGAACCCATGACAACAACACCACCCTCGGCTGGTGGCGGGAACTCGACCGGACAGCCCGCCGAAGGGTACGGGATCTTCTTGGTGAACCCTGCCGACAGATGCCCCAGGACCTGATCCGCAGCGCCCTGCAAAGCCCCGCGCGGCTGGCCGTCATCCCGCTTCAGGATCTGCTCGGGCTGCCGGCCGACGATCGCATGAACCGTCCAGGTCGGCCGGACGGGAACTGGACCTGGCGCATGGCGGAAAATGTCCTGACTGTTGAACTGGCGGACTGGCTGCGGGAAGAATGTCGGCGCTGCCGGCGAACCGGCACGTGAACCGCCCATAAAAACTGGATCTTCCCAAATCCACCGGCTGTTTTGCGGACCGAGAGTGGTGGGACGGGTGAAGATGCGAGGCGCCGCGCCGCTTCGGGCACAAACATAGCCGAGCTACGTTGAACACCGATGCGGTGACGGCAACGAAGCAGATTCAGCCGTAACGACAGCCGAATCCCGAAATTGCCGGTGGATTTGGGATCTTCTTGTCTGGCAGACACCGCCTGTGCTACATTGCCAGGCGGTGTCGAATCGATTTCGCCCGGGAACCCCCGGGAAACCCAAAAACTGGAGGTTTGATTGTGAACAAACACCTGA
It includes:
- the malQ gene encoding 4-alpha-glucanotransferase, yielding MRIFYFSPGVSMLTQRASGLLLHPSSLAGPFGIGDMGPAARQFVDFLVRAGQSYWQTLPLGPTGYGDSPYSALSAFAGNPLLISPELLAAVGDLEPADLDPWRKKGERTDFSWAENCRRPLLEKAEDTFFRFATTERRRQFEDFCRRQAFWLDDYALFRVLREQFDRQCWNSWPSELRDRDESTLDKWRHRLRARIRQHYYQQFVFFEQWQGLKNYANSRGVSIFGDMPIFVAQDSSDTWGHRQFFHLDAHGNPPLVAGVPPDYFSRTGQRWGNPLFNWEKLAEQDYAWWRQRMARNLELFDLLRIDHFRGFSACWGIPADASTALAGSWQPGPGDRLFEALRQDLGPLPLVAEDLGVITPEVAALRDRWQLPGMKILQFAFDSDDDNPYLPRNHPANAVVYTGTHDNNTTLGWWRELDRTARRRVRDLLGEPCRQMPQDLIRSALQSPARLAVIPLQDLLGLPADDRMNRPGRPDGNWTWRMAENVLTVELADWLREECRRCRRTGT